A window of the Vicingus serpentipes genome harbors these coding sequences:
- a CDS encoding tetratricopeptide repeat protein, with translation MKLNLSTFTIRKIYILFTILVFVIYGNSINNEYALDDNIVVDGNKLVEGGIAALPEIFTSRYSTDDKQSYDYRPVVIASFAIEKQFFNKLPPFQTKEQKKKKDKLTQANISHFVNVLLYALTGVILLIVLQKILYEQSIIVPLAITLLFMLHPLHTEVVSSIKNRDEIIVFFMVLLSINNFIKYTQQAEIRYLVYALLCMIIALFTKNTAMIIAPLVPMTLYFIKAQKKYFTISIISILVFFVAIKITQKMLVDGENQLRLFKYFEHPLMHEPWSMKRISSSLYCNWFYFKSLIFPKDMAFYYGYNQIPIATWSFWQVWVSLFITLGGGFYGLYSFLKREYLGLGILICLGVMMGVNNSLILLPGIVADRFTYMLSLGFCIVLVWGISKILKLDFSEIKNHNHKIPTKFLWTILVIGLFYSGRTIARNPDWHDYLTLYEHDIDYVSESAKAHALIANTYYTQVAREFKKNPGNPSLGKDVQKLIYHYKEAVRIDTTYYTSLNNLGSVYLNFKRDYSSAIKYCEKALIYNSNYVEAYFNLAFSYNAIGNYDASITNIKKIIEIKPDYLNVYDLLNSVLTKNNKTIEGIELLNDLAEESVRPKFIYVNIGNLYSSLGDGYYDVALDYFVKAYQEDNSDIQLCNHILVLSNRLGKQNIYQEYLKYCK, from the coding sequence ATGAAACTAAATTTATCCACATTTACTATTCGAAAGATTTATATTTTATTTACTATTTTAGTTTTTGTAATCTATGGGAATTCAATTAATAATGAGTATGCATTAGATGATAATATTGTTGTTGATGGAAATAAATTGGTAGAAGGTGGAATCGCTGCACTTCCTGAAATTTTCACTTCAAGATATTCAACTGATGATAAACAGTCATATGATTATAGGCCAGTTGTAATTGCTTCATTTGCAATAGAAAAACAATTTTTTAATAAATTACCTCCTTTCCAAACAAAAGAGCAAAAAAAGAAAAAAGATAAGTTAACACAAGCTAATATTAGCCACTTTGTAAACGTACTTCTTTATGCATTAACAGGGGTTATTCTTTTAATTGTTTTACAAAAAATCTTATACGAACAATCTATTATAGTGCCTTTAGCTATTACCCTACTATTTATGTTACATCCTTTGCATACGGAAGTAGTTAGTAGTATAAAAAACAGGGATGAAATTATCGTTTTTTTTATGGTATTGCTATCCATAAACAATTTTATAAAATATACACAACAAGCAGAAATTCGTTATTTAGTCTATGCATTGTTATGTATGATTATAGCATTGTTTACTAAAAATACAGCAATGATTATTGCTCCACTAGTACCTATGACCTTATATTTTATAAAGGCTCAAAAAAAATACTTCACCATATCCATTATTTCAATCCTTGTTTTTTTTGTGGCTATAAAAATTACTCAAAAAATGCTAGTAGATGGAGAAAATCAATTAAGATTATTTAAATATTTTGAGCATCCATTAATGCATGAACCATGGTCTATGAAAAGAATTTCATCTAGTTTATACTGTAATTGGTTTTATTTTAAGAGTTTAATTTTTCCTAAAGACATGGCCTTTTATTACGGATATAATCAAATACCAATAGCAACATGGTCATTTTGGCAAGTATGGGTTTCTTTATTTATAACATTAGGAGGTGGGTTTTATGGCTTATATTCATTTCTTAAAAGAGAATATTTAGGTCTGGGAATATTAATATGTTTAGGAGTGATGATGGGGGTAAATAATTCATTGATACTCTTACCTGGAATAGTTGCAGATAGATTTACTTATATGTTATCATTAGGATTTTGTATTGTTTTGGTATGGGGGATTTCAAAAATTTTAAAGTTAGATTTTTCAGAAATAAAAAACCACAATCATAAAATTCCTACTAAGTTTTTATGGACTATTTTAGTAATAGGATTGTTTTATTCAGGGAGAACAATTGCAAGAAATCCTGATTGGCATGATTATTTAACTTTGTATGAACATGATATTGATTATGTCTCTGAATCTGCAAAGGCTCATGCTCTAATTGCAAACACATATTATACACAAGTTGCGAGAGAATTTAAGAAAAACCCTGGAAACCCATCATTGGGTAAAGATGTTCAAAAACTTATTTATCATTACAAAGAAGCAGTTAGAATTGATACAACTTATTACACAAGCTTAAATAATTTAGGATCTGTTTATTTAAATTTTAAACGAGACTATTCATCGGCTATAAAATATTGTGAAAAAGCATTGATTTATAATTCTAACTATGTTGAAGCGTATTTTAATTTAGCCTTTTCTTACAATGCAATTGGAAATTACGATGCCTCCATAACTAATATTAAAAAAATAATAGAAATTAAACCAGATTATTTAAATGTTTACGATTTACTCAATAGTGTTTTAACCAAGAATAATAAAACAATTGAAGGAATTGAACTTTTAAATGATTTAGCTGAAGAATCTGTTAGGCCTAAATTCATATATGTTAATATTGGTAATTTATATTCTTCATTAGGCGATGGTTATTACGATGTTGCTTTAGATTACTTTGTTAAGGCATATCAAGAAGATAACTCAGATATCCAGTTGTGCAATCATATTTTGGTCCTAAGTAATCGATTAGGAAAGCAGAATATCTATCAAGAATATTTAAAATATTGTAAATAG
- a CDS encoding MBOAT family O-acyltransferase, producing MGFNTIWYILFLPLVVFAYYSINHKYRWTLLLLASYFFYGFSEPTFLLLMCSITLIAYFTGFILNNKKSKTILTLSVVLVLSHLLFFKYFEWFYQVLSDTITLFTPNKNTINWSFRSLILPIGISFYTFQGVSYIVDVYKERIKRETHLGHFALYISFFPQLVAGPIESPGFLIPQFKNKVTLSWINFSEGSKLILLGFFKKIVIADSLVIFVDNVFKRLDSPETKGFEVYLAIVGFAYYVYIDFSAYCDIALGSARYFGVELSQNFFKPFSSINVREFWRRWHATLSIWVKNYLFIPMGGVVKNNNLKTLFNVLFVFIVIGLWHGASYNFFFFGLMAGIYMIIDASTKNLRYKFFNRINFTNDKLIPRFIFKFVTFSSFLSVAIFARITDFNDLSIIIKKLLHFFSDFNFKIDAFIVVGATFFITEGINYFSKNGKFHPFDSIKNSYFRVSFYVVIIFTILIFSVNESANFYYFRF from the coding sequence ATGGGGTTTAATACCATATGGTACATATTATTTTTGCCTTTAGTTGTATTTGCATATTATTCAATCAATCATAAATATCGGTGGACATTATTATTATTAGCTAGTTACTTTTTTTATGGTTTTTCTGAACCTACGTTTTTGTTATTAATGTGCAGTATAACATTAATAGCCTATTTTACAGGATTCATACTTAATAACAAAAAATCCAAAACGATTCTTACTTTAAGTGTAGTTTTAGTACTCTCTCATCTATTGTTTTTTAAATATTTTGAGTGGTTTTATCAAGTTCTAAGTGATACAATAACATTGTTTACACCAAATAAAAATACAATCAATTGGTCTTTTAGAAGCCTAATATTACCTATTGGTATTTCTTTTTATACTTTTCAGGGTGTTAGTTATATTGTTGATGTGTATAAGGAAAGAATAAAGAGAGAAACTCATTTAGGGCATTTTGCTCTTTATATATCATTTTTTCCTCAATTAGTTGCTGGGCCAATAGAATCTCCTGGGTTTTTAATTCCCCAATTTAAAAATAAAGTAACTTTAAGCTGGATCAATTTTTCTGAAGGAAGTAAATTAATTCTTTTAGGTTTTTTTAAAAAGATAGTTATTGCAGATAGTCTGGTAATTTTTGTGGATAATGTTTTTAAGCGATTAGATTCACCTGAAACTAAAGGATTCGAAGTTTATCTTGCAATTGTTGGTTTTGCCTACTATGTTTACATAGACTTTTCTGCTTATTGTGATATTGCTTTGGGTTCTGCAAGATATTTTGGAGTTGAATTAAGTCAAAACTTTTTTAAACCTTTTTCATCAATAAATGTGAGAGAGTTTTGGCGAAGATGGCACGCTACTTTATCTATTTGGGTTAAAAACTATCTTTTCATTCCTATGGGAGGTGTTGTAAAAAACAATAATTTAAAAACACTTTTTAATGTGCTCTTTGTTTTTATTGTTATTGGATTATGGCATGGTGCATCTTACAATTTTTTCTTTTTTGGTCTGATGGCTGGTATTTATATGATTATAGATGCATCAACTAAGAATTTACGTTACAAATTTTTTAATAGAATTAATTTTACTAATGATAAATTAATTCCTCGATTTATATTTAAATTCGTTACATTTTCTTCATTTCTATCTGTAGCAATATTTGCTCGAATAACAGATTTTAATGATCTCTCTATAATTATTAAAAAATTACTTCATTTTTTTAGTGATTTTAATTTCAAGATAGATGCATTTATTGTTGTAGGGGCAACTTTTTTTATAACTGAAGGTATTAATTATTTCTCAAAAAATGGAAAATTTCATCCTTTTGACAGCATAAAAAACAGCTACTTTAGAGTTAGTTTTTATGTCGTTATAATATTTACTATTTTAATTTTTTCAGTTAATGAAAGTGCTAATTTTTATTACTTTAGATTTTAA
- a CDS encoding sulfotransferase family protein, giving the protein MEQKKNNLDITPCFIVGIGRSGTTLLTDMLNGNPSISAAPENNFILFGKDLSSLSGNKLITEFKTLFKLNHNHTQSIWKPDLSFLEKYDLNEPHISYQDLCKEVYLNNNLAKDKNLIKVFVDKNPVYSLYVKNLITLFPDAKFIILTRDYRDNIVSRRTHTEGTISKLMVSYAASWNLYYKSILKYEQKFPNKFTRVKYENIVNKPKETLNKITDFLNIAFDEQMLHNHENSVMKKFEKADLPQAAKDKIIEMHNRLKMPLNNERINYWENKFSALDLILIETICSKTAKEFDYLSFSKATLVEEIWAYLRIITIYPLFRLSVAIYYCSYYNLPYKLKKNIFKSKYGV; this is encoded by the coding sequence ATGGAACAAAAAAAAAATAACTTAGATATTACTCCCTGCTTTATTGTTGGAATAGGAAGGTCGGGAACAACATTACTTACTGATATGTTGAACGGCAATCCATCCATTTCGGCTGCTCCCGAAAATAATTTCATATTATTTGGGAAAGACCTTTCATCCCTTTCTGGCAACAAATTAATTACTGAATTTAAAACGCTTTTTAAATTAAATCATAACCATACACAAAGCATTTGGAAGCCAGATTTAAGCTTTTTGGAAAAATATGATTTAAATGAACCCCACATTAGTTATCAAGATCTTTGTAAGGAGGTTTACCTCAATAATAATTTAGCTAAAGATAAAAATCTAATAAAAGTATTTGTTGATAAGAATCCCGTTTATAGTCTTTATGTTAAGAATTTAATTACACTTTTTCCTGATGCAAAATTTATAATATTAACACGCGATTATAGAGATAACATAGTATCAAGAAGAACCCACACAGAAGGTACAATAAGTAAGCTTATGGTTTCTTATGCTGCTTCATGGAACTTGTATTATAAATCAATACTAAAATATGAACAAAAATTCCCCAATAAGTTTACGAGAGTCAAGTATGAAAACATTGTAAATAAACCAAAAGAAACATTGAATAAAATTACAGACTTTTTAAATATTGCTTTTGATGAACAAATGCTGCATAACCATGAGAATTCAGTTATGAAAAAGTTTGAAAAAGCAGACTTACCTCAAGCAGCAAAAGACAAAATAATTGAGATGCATAATCGACTAAAAATGCCTTTAAATAATGAAAGAATTAATTATTGGGAAAATAAATTTTCTGCACTAGATTTAATTTTAATAGAAACCATTTGTTCTAAAACCGCGAAAGAGTTTGATTACTTGAGCTTTTCAAAAGCTACTTTAGTAGAAGAAATTTGGGCTTATCTTAGAATTATAACAATTTACCCTTTATTCAGACTTTCTGTTGCAATATATTATTGTTCTTATTATAATCTTCCGTATAAATTGAAAAAAAATATTTTTAAAAGTAAATATGGGGTTTAA
- a CDS encoding sulfotransferase family protein, with protein MDIVEVNYIIGIGRSGTTLLTSILGAHPAINTVPENYFVTFFYNSFKNKTCFKTSDLMLIHEFNLLFNRLQPYIGYDYTLTKEDDFLQQSFIGSYHELCKHFYNFFKHKTNNSVNAPIIIDKNPSNTLYCEKLLKLNPNAKFIFITRDYRANILSRIESIHIRPPSVVYNAIRWNYFTNKALKFEKQHQNQVLRIKYEELVSHPEHTLDRIFSFLRIEKYSKSHLQMSEEQAIVDDLTNHYSERLNKKYGDLIKPINTSRLDSWKKNLAYEQLILSDYICNGFGEKLGYKPQSNIAVLKKISLFIKTIHLRYILLIEQIKDETTFYLPIKFKVDRFKKHIERIERVRNGTKKK; from the coding sequence ATGGATATTGTAGAAGTTAATTATATTATAGGGATTGGTCGCTCTGGTACTACATTACTAACTTCTATTTTAGGTGCTCACCCTGCAATTAATACTGTGCCAGAAAATTATTTCGTTACTTTCTTTTATAATTCATTTAAAAACAAAACTTGCTTTAAGACTTCAGACCTTATGCTTATACACGAATTTAATCTTTTATTTAACAGATTACAACCTTACATTGGTTATGATTATACTTTAACTAAAGAAGATGATTTTTTACAACAATCTTTTATTGGTAGTTACCATGAACTTTGTAAGCATTTCTATAATTTTTTTAAACACAAAACAAATAATTCTGTTAATGCACCAATAATTATAGATAAAAATCCTTCTAACACACTTTATTGCGAAAAATTATTAAAATTAAACCCTAATGCAAAATTTATATTTATTACCCGAGATTATCGTGCAAATATTTTATCAAGAATAGAAAGTATACATATACGACCTCCTTCGGTAGTTTATAATGCCATACGATGGAATTATTTTACGAATAAAGCCTTAAAGTTTGAAAAACAACATCAAAATCAAGTGTTAAGAATAAAATACGAAGAATTAGTAAGCCATCCTGAACATACATTAGACCGAATATTTTCCTTTTTAAGGATAGAAAAATATTCGAAAAGCCACTTGCAGATGAGTGAAGAACAAGCAATAGTTGATGATTTAACAAACCATTATTCAGAACGACTTAATAAGAAATATGGCGACTTAATAAAGCCTATAAACACAAGTAGGTTAGATAGTTGGAAAAAAAACCTTGCCTATGAGCAACTAATTTTAAGTGATTATATTTGCAATGGATTTGGTGAAAAGCTTGGCTATAAACCTCAATCTAATATAGCTGTGTTAAAAAAAATAAGTTTATTCATTAAAACAATTCACTTAAGATATATCTTGTTAATTGAACAAATAAAGGATGAAACTACCTTCTATTTGCCTATAAAATTTAAAGTAGATAGGTTTAAAAAACATATTGAACGAATCGAAAGAGTAAGGAATGGAACAAAAAAAAAATAA
- a CDS encoding aspartyl/asparaginyl beta-hydroxylase domain-containing protein, whose product MNTDLNKIWFSFSSNGAYSGSEPPFFDIEYTSWYKLLKDNYLSIQKELSTADEEKFIPYYNKTFANQPTNWKILPFKFWLLNYKKNQKKFPITTKIIKQIPYLVSASFSQLSKQTQLKPHTGDSNAMYRVHLPLLVPAKLPDCGFKVLDNEVSWHEGIPFAFCDAHLHLAWNNTNEKRIVLILDIIRPEFQHKTKWISAQMLASLIIQYTLQKTAILYHVPAFMRKWMMNTFAIPVYVFTRIHSFIKE is encoded by the coding sequence TTGAATACTGACTTAAATAAAATATGGTTTTCTTTTTCTTCAAATGGTGCTTATAGTGGTAGCGAACCTCCTTTTTTTGATATTGAATATACTAGCTGGTATAAACTTTTAAAAGACAATTATTTGTCAATTCAAAAAGAATTATCAACCGCTGACGAAGAAAAATTCATTCCTTATTACAATAAAACATTTGCAAATCAACCTACTAATTGGAAAATACTGCCTTTTAAATTTTGGTTGTTGAATTATAAAAAGAATCAAAAAAAATTTCCGATTACCACCAAAATAATCAAACAGATACCCTATTTAGTTTCTGCATCTTTTAGTCAGCTTAGTAAACAAACTCAATTAAAACCTCATACAGGAGATTCAAATGCAATGTATAGAGTTCATTTACCGCTTTTAGTTCCAGCAAAATTACCTGACTGCGGATTTAAAGTACTTGATAATGAAGTATCATGGCATGAAGGTATCCCATTTGCTTTTTGTGATGCTCATCTTCATTTAGCTTGGAATAACACTAACGAAAAAAGAATAGTTTTAATATTAGACATTATCAGACCAGAATTCCAACATAAAACCAAATGGATTTCAGCACAAATGTTAGCTTCCCTTATAATTCAATATACATTACAGAAAACAGCAATACTGTACCATGTTCCAGCTTTTATGAGAAAATGGATGATGAATACTTTTGCCATACCTGTTTATGTGTTTACTAGAATACATTCTTTTATAAAAGAATGA
- a CDS encoding aspartyl/asparaginyl beta-hydroxylase domain-containing protein, which produces MEQLKEEWFAYFSSEHYSDSPNFYSSECFDWAKAIEANSDEIATEITRIINSEDFTPKGYFIKGLTEKSGWKTFSFITWGIRINKALTLTPVFNNSLAQFPEIVSISINILEAGEKIKAHHGDSNTFYRCHLGIDIPEGLPKCGFRVNNQDAEWKNNQLLIFNDANKHEAWNLSDKKRVIVVFDVIRSEYKYKKKAICLKIRSFLILQLLFEQYSFIKKMPKWIHKIINSTIFILLFLLYPYQKKHGVIKKHN; this is translated from the coding sequence TTGGAACAATTAAAAGAAGAATGGTTTGCTTATTTTTCGTCTGAACACTATTCAGATTCACCTAATTTTTATTCTTCTGAATGTTTTGACTGGGCAAAAGCTATAGAGGCTAACTCAGATGAGATAGCTACAGAAATAACTCGAATAATCAACTCTGAAGATTTTACTCCTAAAGGTTATTTTATTAAAGGATTAACAGAGAAATCTGGCTGGAAAACATTTAGCTTTATAACTTGGGGGATAAGAATTAATAAAGCGCTAACATTAACTCCTGTTTTTAATAATTCTTTAGCTCAATTTCCTGAAATTGTATCCATATCGATTAATATTTTAGAAGCTGGAGAAAAAATTAAAGCTCATCACGGAGATTCAAATACTTTTTACAGATGTCATTTAGGAATAGATATTCCAGAAGGTTTGCCAAAATGTGGTTTTAGAGTAAATAACCAAGATGCTGAATGGAAAAACAACCAACTATTAATTTTTAATGACGCCAATAAACACGAGGCGTGGAATTTGTCTGATAAAAAAAGAGTAATTGTTGTTTTTGATGTAATTAGAAGTGAATATAAATATAAAAAAAAAGCTATTTGCTTAAAAATACGCTCTTTTCTAATTTTACAATTATTATTTGAACAATATTCTTTCATAAAAAAAATGCCTAAATGGATACATAAAATAATTAATTCAACCATATTTATTTTGCTATTTTTACTCTATCCATATCAAAAAAAACATGGTGTTATAAAAAAACATAATTGA
- a CDS encoding aspartyl/asparaginyl beta-hydroxylase domain-containing protein has protein sequence MENQASNFHHDFFEWTKLLELNWKIIKDELMHVYSNHDQLLYKSNWFLAHPHYVDSKTNKAWKTYEFVFFGIKQLGHCQNCPKTFELLEKIPNLVTAQFSVLEPHTKVSPHKGFTKMVLRNHLALEVPSLTLCKIKVEDEETSWKEGKVITFDDSKIHEAWNLSDKPRMVLMIDVANPSMPYSSEEICNYKIENIDDPFLLSMANKSTWKKWLSQGYFDS, from the coding sequence ATGGAGAATCAAGCATCAAATTTTCATCATGACTTTTTTGAGTGGACAAAGTTATTGGAGTTAAATTGGAAAATTATAAAAGATGAGTTAATGCATGTATATTCCAATCATGATCAACTACTTTATAAAAGTAATTGGTTTTTAGCTCACCCTCATTATGTCGATTCAAAAACAAATAAAGCCTGGAAGACTTATGAATTTGTTTTTTTTGGAATCAAGCAATTAGGTCATTGCCAGAATTGTCCTAAAACATTTGAATTACTAGAAAAAATACCAAATTTAGTTACTGCTCAATTTTCTGTATTAGAGCCACATACTAAAGTATCTCCTCATAAGGGGTTTACTAAAATGGTATTACGAAATCATTTGGCTCTAGAAGTGCCTTCTTTAACACTATGCAAAATTAAAGTTGAAGATGAAGAAACTTCATGGAAAGAGGGAAAAGTTATCACCTTTGATGATAGTAAAATACATGAAGCTTGGAATTTATCAGATAAACCAAGAATGGTATTAATGATAGATGTAGCCAACCCGTCTATGCCTTATTCTTCAGAAGAAATTTGCAATTATAAAATTGAGAATATAGATGATCCTTTTTTATTAAGCATGGCAAATAAATCAACATGGAAAAAATGGTTGAGCCAAGGGTATTTTGATAGTTAA
- a CDS encoding GNAT family N-acetyltransferase, with translation MIFTLNQYGISLKRINKNDIELIRKWRNHPNIRKYMGYKKKISEKEQIEWFKKVNNRFNYYFLIIINDKPIGVINCKDVNINEEYGEGGIFIWDDDFLNTPYPIFASLILLDFIFNELKIGDKSFVRILPENTKAIKYNKMLGYVLIPGQEKSKNQWYILTKESYNKNAQKLRLAAKNYTETDGSFSIVGEKSEANIEKINALL, from the coding sequence ATGATTTTCACATTAAATCAATATGGAATTTCTCTTAAAAGAATTAATAAAAACGACATTGAGTTAATTCGTAAATGGCGTAATCACCCAAATATTAGAAAGTATATGGGTTATAAAAAAAAGATTTCTGAAAAAGAACAAATTGAGTGGTTTAAAAAAGTTAACAATAGATTTAATTATTATTTTTTAATTATCATTAACGATAAACCAATTGGTGTAATTAATTGTAAAGATGTTAATATAAATGAAGAATATGGAGAGGGTGGAATTTTTATATGGGATGATGATTTTTTAAATACTCCTTACCCAATTTTTGCGTCACTAATTTTATTGGATTTTATTTTTAATGAATTAAAAATTGGTGACAAATCATTTGTTAGAATTTTACCAGAAAACACTAAAGCCATTAAATATAACAAAATGTTAGGCTATGTATTAATTCCAGGTCAAGAAAAATCAAAAAACCAATGGTATATTCTGACAAAAGAGAGTTATAACAAAAATGCTCAAAAACTTAGGTTGGCAGCAAAGAACTATACCGAAACGGATGGTTCTTTTTCTATTGTTGGAGAAAAAAGCGAAGCTAATATAGAAAAGATAAATGCATTACTTTAA